The sequence AGCCTTTATCTTATGAGTGTGTTGTCTAAGTGTCTACGTTGAACAGGTTTAACTCAATTCATCCATTTGCCTGTAGCCTGTTTGTGTTTGAGTTGTGTACAAAGTATCATTGCAAGTTACACCGTCAGCTAGTGATTGTTCTGTACGGTGGCAAGCAGAGTGGCTTGATTTCTCCCATTTGTCACAGATATCCGGAGTAGATATGTGGCGGATCCTGCTTTAATGACCATCACCAAGCCAGAACACTTCGAGGCCAACCCTCAGAGCCAGGCTGGCAGTTGGCCGGTGGCTAAACCTCAGCGCCCAGCACCCCCAGTACAGAAAACACGAAACAGTGGAGGCTGGCTCAGGTGGTTCTTCGGTGAAAAGGAAGAAGTTCCTCAGATGACAAGGATACCAGATGACAAGCCTAATTCTGTAAGGAACCTgttgtgtatattgtgtatagaGACACTCTAGTGGATTCATCTATTTCTCAGTGTCTTGATTCACATTGTCTTTATTATCTTCTTCCTTAGATTGTCTGGGATCAAAACCTGCACAGATGGGTTAACGCAAGTCCCATGCCCAAGACTGAGGTATTCACTTTAATTCACATCATTAAAGCAGTGGATGACCATCGTATTTCAACTGTAAGAACGTTACTAATACATTTGCACATTTGTTGATATGTTTTCCAGAACAAGCCTGTTCCACCTCCTCCCCCGATGGGGATGTATCTGGGGAATTCTAGTCTCCCCAAAGGAGTGAATCCTTACTCCATGAAAGCAGGTGAATAGCGCTTTAGACTACACTAGGTTTAACTCCAAGACTGTGCCAGCCATTGATAGCCCTCTCCCATGATCTCCTGCTAACACCTTTCCTTCTAACAGCAGATCAAGGAAGCCTAGGGGACAGGTATCCCAAGCTATTGTACCATGGTGGGATCACCACAACGCCTCCATACCAGGGTCCTGGATCGCTCCCTGCCCAGCATGCAACACTCATGGCACCGATGACTGTGCCATTCGATTTTGACAGGCAGAAACTTGGCCCAGGCACTCTACCCTTTTGAGAATTGACACTGAACAATCCTTCTGCAACGATTTATTTAATTAGCTTTAATATACAGCAACACTTGGCTGAAGTTGCAGTGATTTTTAAGCTATTTATTTTTGTCCCACAGGTCATTTTCCAGGAGGGATCATTTGATATTTCAGCATTTTAAAAGACAAAATCAAATAAGATTTCGGGCTTTGAAAAGTTATTAAAAGTCTGTATGTTCACGTAGCTTTGATATGTTTTCTGGCATCCTTTACAAGCCCATCGCTTGTGCACATTTCTCTATGTTACATACTTTACAGATGGGTATATTATTTATACATATGTTTTTCAAAATAAACATAATATCAAATGTAAATAAAGTGCATTTTAAATTGTACACCAATATATTGCAATATATGACATTACTTCAGGCCTAGCGTTGTGGGTGGGCCTTAGGGAGCCATGCTCGCCCTACCGCACCTCCTAGCCCGTCCAAATAAAATACATGGTTGAATGAAACTTTGCAAGACttatattttttttgttgttgttactatAACACTAATGTATGATATTTGTCCATTTTTAAAGTTTTCATTACCGCAAAACATTTTTTCTTGTTAAATAAATATCTCTCAAGAAATTATGACTGACAGGGATTTAGACCTATCATAAATGCAGCATGAAGCTCATTTCTCTTTTTGATGAGTCAAATTAATAGTGGGCGGAGTGTTATGTAAACAGCCTTGTGATTGTTCGGAATGTCATGTTCAAGAGTAGGCTACCTTAACCTGTTTTCCTTCTTTGTGGTCGAAATGAATATTAGAAATTGGTTTGCTAAAAATAATGCCTCATCTGCTGCAACAATTAGTCTTAAAACGTCTGGCCACAACACAGCAAGGATATGAAATAATTGACTCTTTATTGATATGACATGGACATTCTCAACGGATTCCTTCGTAtagagtgcatttggaaagtattcagacccattgactttttccacatttttttttattctaaaatggattacaatgTTTATtcccctcctcaatctacacacaataccccgtaatgacaaagcaaaaacaggtttttcgaaatgtttgaaaatgtatttaaaacatttttttaactgatatcacatttacataagtattcagaccctttgtattttgttgaagcaactttgtcAGAAAGTCCGGTCTctggccactgttcttggggaccttcaatgcgccagaaatgttttggtaccctcccccagatctgtgcctcgacacaatcttatctctgagctctacggacaattccttcaccctcatggcttggtttttgctctgacaaactgtcaactgtgggaccttatatcgaccggtgtgtgcctttccaaatcatgtccaatcaatttaatttactgcaggtggactccaatcaagttgtagaaacatctcaaggtcgaataaaatatttcagtttttaatttttaataaatttgcaataaattttaaaaaactgttttcgctttgtcattatgaggtattgtgtatagattgatgggggaaacaaatgtatttaatacattttagaataagactgtgacataacaaaatgtggaaaaagtcaaagggtctgaatactttccaggaTGCTCTGTATGTTAAAATAAGATGATCTTTGTATTTAAAGCAGTTGTTTTTCGTGTTGTTGTTATTGTAACTTTTTGTGTCATTATTATTGTAGTTTGGAAGCAATGCATTTGATCGTATAGGCTTATTTGATAAGAATTTGTGAAACTATCATTTTACCCAAGCGGTGGTGATCTGTTCAAAATAACCATAATGTGACTATATCACGAATGGTCTGGAGCGAACAAGTTGGTTCAAAAATTGTACAGGAAAATGTGTTAGCCTATAATTTAACAGAGTGATTATTGTCATTGTATTGTTATAATGAGGCAATTCCATTTTGGATGCTTCCCAATCTACTTAATTACTGTCACAAATTCATCTTTCCTCTGCAAATGCAATCAGAGATTTGCATTAGCCTATTATAAAGGTGATTTAAGCAGCTGCGATGAGTGTAAGTAAAAGCATTTGAATTTAATTTAAATGTTAGTGTTTCCTATGTCATGTAGGTACCAGGCCATGCATGATACAAATATACGGGATTGTCTATTGTGCTGAAGTTAGAGATCAATGTACAGGTAATGCCGAAGCTGATCGGCAGCAAGCCACGTCAACACGTGGAACGTGGACATGGGTAGGCTTATGCATGTTATGCATTTTATTACGGGTTTGAAATGCTCTATAACAATGGGAATTCCAACCCATTGGGAATTCAATGGGAATTCCACCCCCCCCCATGGAATACAAATGCCAGTCCAAATGATTCATTCTGGGTCCGGGCCTGCTTTACTGTATGGGTGTGGTGAGTAAactgagacctgaagacttg is a genomic window of Oncorhynchus gorbuscha isolate QuinsamMale2020 ecotype Even-year linkage group LG12, OgorEven_v1.0, whole genome shotgun sequence containing:
- the LOC123990913 gene encoding protein transport protein Sec16A-like — protein: MPMAPEAEGIQLKNVTPAQWDRILPIGIIHREDPNKNQSFQQGVIPIKNNGMEQMEYHGPPPPPIIPMVGSWDAGVNAPRCGDFYARRKDIRSRYVADPALMTITKPEHFEANPQSQAGSWPVAKPQRPAPPVQKTRNSGGWLRWFFGEKEEVPQMTRIPDDKPNSIVWDQNLHRWVNASPMPKTENKPVPPPPPMGMYLGNSSLPKGVNPYSMKAADQGSLGDRYPKLLYHGGITTTPPYQGPGSLPAQHATLMAPMTVPFDFDRQKLGPGTLPF